One genomic region from Equus asinus isolate D_3611 breed Donkey chromosome 10, EquAss-T2T_v2, whole genome shotgun sequence encodes:
- the COLGALT1 gene encoding procollagen galactosyltransferase 1 translates to MAASLRACRRRWRPLPASLLLLLLALPPPGGPPGAAAYFPEERWSPESPLQAPRVLIALLARNAAHALPATLGAIERLRHPRERTALWVATDHNSDNTSAVLREWLVAVKSLYHSVEWRPAEEPRSYPDEEGPKHWSDSRYEHVMKLRQAALKSARDMWADYILFVDADNLILNPDTLSLLIAENKTVVAPMLDSRAAYSNFWCGMTSQGYYRRTPAYIPIRKRERRGCFAVPMVHSTFLIDLRKAASRNLAFYPPHPDYTWSFDDIIVFAFSCKQAEVQMYACNREVYGFLPVPLRAHSTLQDEAESFLHVQLEVMVKHPPVEPSRFISVPTKMPDKMGFDEVFMINLKRRQDRRTRMLQALRAQEIECRLVEAVDGKAMNTSQVEALGIQMLPGYRDPYHGRPLTKGELGCFLSHYNIWKEVVDRGLQKSLVFEDDLRFEIFFKRRLMNLMRDVDREGLDWDLIYVGRKRMQVERPEKAVPRVRNLVEADYSYWTLAYVLSQQGARKLLAAQPLAKMLPVDEFLPVMFDKHPVSEYKSHFSPRNLRAFSVEPLLVYPTHYTGDDGYVSDTETSVVWDNEHVKTDWDRAKSQKMREQQALSREAKNSDVLQSPLDSAARDEL, encoded by the exons ATGGCGGCGTCCCTACGCGCGTGCCGGCGACGCTGGCGGCCGCTCCCGGcgtcgctgctgctgctgcttctggcgCTGCCGCCGCCGGGGGgcccgccgggcgccgccgcctaCTTCCCCGAGGAGCGCTGGAGCCCCGAGTCGCCGCTGCAGGCGCCGCGCGTGCTCATCGCGCTGCTGGCGCGCAACGCGGCCCACGCGCTGCCCGCCACCCTGGGCGCCATCGAGCGGCTGCGGCACCCGCGGGAGCGCACGGCGCTGTG GGTGGCCACAGACCACAACTCAGACAACACGTCAGCTGTGCTGCGGGAGTGGCTCGTGGCCGTGAAGAGTCTGTACCATTCTGTGGAGTGGCGGCCGGCAGAGGAGCCCAG GTCCTACCCAGACGAGGAGGGCCCCAAGCACTGGTCCGACTCCCGCTACGAGCATGTCATGAAGCTGCGCCAGGCGGCCCTGAAGTCGGCCCGGGACATGTGGGCTGATTACATTCTG TTCGTGGATGCAGACAACCTGATCCTCAACCCCGACACGCTGTCCCTGCTCATCGCTGAGAACAAGACGGTGGTGGCCCCCATGCTGGATTCCCGGGCCGCCTACTCCAACTTCTGGTGTGGGATGACTTCCCAG GGCTACTACAGGCGCACGCCTGCATACATCCCCATTCGCAAGCGCGAGCGCCGCGGCTGCTTCGCAGTGCCCATGGTGCACTCGACATTCCTCATCGACCTGCGGAAGGCGGCCTCCAGGAACTTGGCATTCTACCCTCCCCACCCGGACTACACCTGGTCCTTCGACGACATCATCGTTTTTGCCTTCTCCTGCAAGCAGGCAG AGGTGCAGATGTACGCGTGCAACAGGGAGGTGTACGGCTTCCTGCCCGTGCCACTGCGGGCGCACAGCACCCTCCAGGACGAGGCCGAGAGCTTCCTGCACGTGCAGCTGGAGGTCATGG TGAAACACCCACCAGTGGAGCCCTCCCGGTTCATCTCAGTGCCCACCAAGATGCCTGACAAGATGGGCTTTGATGAG GTCTTCATGATCAACCTGAAGCGGCGGCAGGACCGGCGGACACGCATGCTGCAGGCGCTTAGGGCGCAGGAGATCGAGTGCCGGCTGGTGGAGGCTGTGGACGGCAA GGCCATGAACACCAGCCAGGTGGAGGCGCTGGGCATCCAGATGCTGCCTGGCTACCGGGACCCCTACCACGGGCGGCCCCTCACCAAGGGGGAGCTGGGCTGCTTCCTCAGCCACTATAACATCTGGAAGGAG GTCGTTGACCGGGGGCTGCAGAAGTCGCTGGTGTTTGAGGACGACCTGCGCTTTGAGATCTTCTTCAAGAGGCGCCTGATGAACCTCATGCGGGATGTGGACCGGGAGGGTCTGGACTGGGACCTCAT CTATGTGGGCCGGAAGCGCATGCAAGTGGAGCGCCCCGAGAAGGCCGTGCCCCGAGTGAGGAACCTGGTGGAGGCCGACTACTCCTACTGGACACTGGCTTACGTGCTCTCCCAGCAAGGCGCCCGCAAGCTGCTGGCTGCCCAGCCGCTCGCCAAGATGCTGCCCGTCGACGAGTTCCTGCCTGTCATGTTCGACAAGCATCCAGT GTCCGAGTACAAGAGCCACTTCTCCCCCCGCAACCTGCGCGCCTTCTCCGTGGAGCCCCTGCTTGTCTACCCCACACACTACACGGGGGACGATGGGTACGTGAGTGACACAGAGACCTCGGTCGTGTGGGACAACGAGCACGTCAAGACCGACTGGGACCGTGCCAAATCCCAGAAGATGCGGGAGCAGCAGGCCCTGAGCCGCGAGGCCAAGAACTCAGATGTGCTGCAGTCGCCGCTGGACAGCGCGGCCCGTGATGAGCTCTGA